From the Salmo trutta chromosome 25, fSalTru1.1, whole genome shotgun sequence genome, the window TTTCGATAGTCAACCAGATTTTCTAAATAATGTAGGCTACCTGGGTCTTTTCAAAGAGAATATCCCAAAGAACTCGTCCAATTGAAGTATCCCAAAGTGCCTCCTGGCTTCAGCTAATGGAGTCCagccgtctctctttctccctccctctttccaccAGATAACGTCACTCACTGCTCCAGCTCCAATCGACTTTTCCTTTCAAACGGTTCAGCAGTTCCCCTCTCCCAACGTTACCCGCCCCGTCATCACCCTGCTCCTTCCatacttattttatttttcattggAAAGGGACTTGTGTGACGCGGGAAATTACATACAATGTCATTTTTTATAATCTCGCAGATCTTTTCTAGCCCCTAGGTTTAGAGTTTCAATGATGTCCCCAACCACGCACTCTTATTTAGACATACATTGGAAAAGTTAAAACTATGCTTTTGTATGTCGTGTTTTATTCCATGCTTTCATTCATAACTGACCCACTGTGGAAAATTCAACAGTTTGGTAGCGAATAACAAGCGCATAGAACCGCTGCTGCATGCCTTTTATGGAAATAGTATGGCGTTTGCGGTGGCACATCCGGGGACCGCTATGGGGTCCCCGCCGAGGGAATTACACACAATTACTAATTTAGAACACACCGACTAAAGCCCCCATCTACAGTATATCAAATCCAGCGACTGAGCTCACTAGTCTTAAATACGTTTCACTATTAGCTCTCACTGGTAAAGATGTTACAACATGTCCAGTGTGCAGCCATAAATATGATTTGGATATAGGTGCTGATCACTCCTATTGATGAAACACGTAAAAGGTTTAACATAACAGGCATTGCACTCGTTTTCCTTAAACTGTGTCCTACCCTCTTATCAGACCCACACATTCTTTCTGTTCATTCTTTTTCTTGAGCTAAATAAAATAACAAGAGaatctctctccctttatttTCATTTCTGGTACATCATTAAAATGCCAACATCAGGAGTCGATTGTAGGCCTACACTTTGACAGATCAACAGTTTGGCTGTGAGTTGTGGCTGACTGAAGTGAAAAATAATCAAACCCCTTTGATGGATCCACAACCTCAGCTTTGAAAGAATACCCCGTTGAGTGTTCATGGATAGTAGTTATTAGTCATTGTAAACTAAATAAAATACACATCAATGTGTGGAATTGTACAGATTTTTCTATCCACACACTGCCTCCACCACTCTAGAGAATTATATATTTAGCCAAACTACTCATTTGTTTGGCTTTGTTGATGTGCATTCAAAGCCATAGCAACACAAATGGCTAGTTTGGCAAAGATTGAGCTGCTGTCCATTTTTTTCCATTGCATCTGCTCTTCTGTACAGCAGCACGCTCTCCTGCTCCAAGTGGTTGGCGGTAAGGCATGAATCATCAgggtttctgtctctcctccagtgtTCTGCTCTCACTAGTGTCAGCTCTCCAGCTCCAGCTAAGGAGTTTGGGCCTCAGACTATGGTCTGCATTGAAACAATGTATAACCTTTCTCTCCTGCTGCTCTGACCCCCTCGTTAGAGTCTGGCAGCCGACCCATTGCCTTATAAAGGCTGTTTTAATTGCCGGGTAAACATTTGAGTCAGATGCAGGGAGCGCAGGAGAGTGGAGCTGGGACTGGTgttgcagaggagaggagagagacggtaCACTTAGGTGGAGTGGAGCTTGCTGTGGAGGGCCCTGGTCTGGTTTCGCTGTATAATGTCTGGCTTTCACACAACACCAGTGGTGTCACTAAAATAGTCTCAATCAATTCCAGACAGTTAATTACTGATGAGGAACGTGTACTGTGTCTTCTAATGAAGTTCACAACAGCATCTGTAATCAAGTGGATATGGCACTGTCCAATAGAAATGTTACTTTGTACAAATCAAATGACATATAGCCTACAATCACTGTTACGGAAAACCATCCTAGACATGGACATATAAGCATACAGTTAGAAAGTATATTACAGCGTTATAGCATGGTGTACACACAGTAGTTTACAATTCACTGCCAAAGTATTTGTGTGTGATTTAACTAGGAGTTAGTACTGCACAAACTAAGAGAAGGGCAACTCAAGTACATCACCCTATAAATCCTTTCTTATAGCTCAGACATAAGGGCCATGGCAGGGCTGATCAGTAGTAACTAGTAACTGAGTAACTGTCTCATGCTAATTGCCTCATTGTTAATGGAGAGAGGAAATAGACTTGGAGAGGTCTGTGATGACCAGATTGGTCAATGGGGCCATTGTGTTACTACATGGGGAGGtatgccatcttgtggacaaacCTAGAACAATGGGAAttgcagttttttgttgttgcattcaCTTAACTAATCCTATCTCTGCTTTATAGATATTTCTTAACTGCATTTGGATTCTACTACAGTACCACATTAGATACATAAAAAGTGTTAGGTCCACATCTTCAATCACACAAAGCTCTATTCATTAACTATGAATCAGCTATTGTGGTGTGGGTGGAAAGTATGTGTGGGGCCGAGGAAAGAATTTGATGTACGGTTCAAAGGAAACAAATAGCAGTATTGTGCTCCATCAAAACCGGGAGATGGAAACTAGCGAATCTTTCCCATTTAATATTTGGAGAATATCTTCCTGCCTCAGCCTCGTCCCAGACCTCACTCCCACACATTTAAGCACTTTTCATTCAGACAGACCAGACGGTCCAGACGTCAGTACTTCCTCTCAGATATCATCCTTGGGACATGACAGAACAACTTTAGAAGCAGCAGATGGGAGAAGAATACAGAATAAAAGAAGCCATtgtacataaaacatttttttttaataaaaaggaAATAGCGTTTCAGATGGCAGTTTGAATCCATTTCAGGCATGGTGGGTTATTGCCCAGCTCTAGGGACAGTCACTTTTCCAGCAGAAATCCTTTCAAAATCAAACTAACAAAGTTTTAAACAGTCTTATTGAAAAAGGGTTCGTTCATTCAGTCGACCCAGGCAATGCAGACATTCCTAGATGATGGTACCTCTCATTCTGTGGACATTATCTGAAAGGTGAAAGCGCCAGACCATCTGATCTGATTGAAGCTTCAGGATTTCAGAGGTCTGTTGGGAACACTGCAATAACCCCCAAGAGAGACACATTCACATTTAAAATGACCACATGGGATGCAAAGTGATTCAGGTATCATGTTTCTTTTTGCGAGCCATTAAAAAAGATATACTGAGATTGTTTAGTTTTGCATATTGTTCGTGGAAAAAGCATCTAAAGCTGAGTAACTCTGACCTGAAGCCCTTTACTAGTGGGAAAATGCCCTTGGATTTCAACATGCACTGTTCATACTAGCTTAGCCACTAAGAGTGAAGCAGACAGAATAACTTAGTGACATTAAAGAGATATTTGGCCACCTGCTGGATTCCGGGATCTACGTTAACACTActacatataaaaaaaaatggtaatgaaaaatgtattggataaaaaaatatataaatcaaaAAGAAAGGATGTATCTCGGTATCAATGCAAATAGTAGGCACCTGAAGGTCACTTTCTGTTTATTACCTTCTCAAGGTTTCTGAGAAGAGTTTCTACTGGCTTGAACCTCTGAGTGACAGCTCCTCTGTCCAACCACAGACTGAAACATTGacatgatctctcttttgattgGACACTTGAATTGCATACAAAAGGAGCTTATCAGACTTCAGACTATCCATCTGAACAGaactgatttcacctgtgttttgGTTAGATTGAAAATTTGCCCTGTAACATAAAATGGAGGCTACATTTCAGATCTCCGTACAGGGATCTACATTATTCCTGGTAGGACTAGAAGATAAACTTAATGACAATAAGGTAAGTTACACTTATCAAGCTCGACTTTCACATGGATGTACGTCTGTCACTTGAATGTCCTACTGACATTGTGTGAGCGTCATCTGAACGTCAAGTGAGTCAAGCCGTTGTTCCTCACTCACTGGAGCCAAAGATGTACCTCATAACAAAAACAAACAGTTTGCCACACAGCACCATTCAATTATTAAACCAAAGACATAAGGTCATTTTACACCATGCCCAAACCAGACGCGTCACGTgctttgcaaaataaatgtacacatacatgttattcaatcattgcacccataCTGCCAACGAGCGTGTgcgttgccaagcgctaaaataaAAGTTGATTCTATTTATGATGCAGAACGCGCTGCAAgttctgcctctcccatctcctcattggtttttagaagcatatacccacgcaccatcttctcattggtttttagaagcatatacccacgcaccatcttctcattggtttttagaagcatatacccacacaccatcttctcattggtttttagaagcatatacccacgcgccatcttctcattggtttttagaagcatatacccacgcgccatcttctcattggtttttagaagcatatacccacgcgccatcttctcattggtttttagaagcatatacccacgcgccatcttctcattggtttttagaagcatatacccacgcgccatcttctcattggtttttagaagcatatacccacgcgccatcttctcattggtttttagaagcatatacccacgcaccatcttctcattggtttttagaagcatatacccacgcgccatcttctcattggtttttagaagcatatacccacgcgccatcttctcattggtttttagaagcatatacccacgcgccatcttctcattggtttttagaagcatatacccacgcgccatcttctcattggtttttagaagcatatacccacgcgccatcttctcattggtttttaggaacatatacccacgcgccatcttctcattggtttttagaagcatatacccacgcgccatcttctcattggtttttagaagcatatacccacgcgccatcttctcattggtttttagaagcatatacccacgcgccatcttctcattggtttttaggaacatatacccacgcgccatcttctcattggtttttagaagcatatacccacgcgccatcttctcattggtttttaggaacatatacccatgtgggtgattgaaagatgaattgaggtcagttgtggtaatgcaccttattaTAAATGCTAAGTTGCCAATCTCCATATAAAGTCCAAGGAAAAAGAAGCCTGGATTGAGAGATGACTAGAAaagattcggttgaccgttttatgtgtggattaattgtagCAGTAGAGGACCTTGCAATTCAGGtcaaataacaactcaatgtttatatcccaggacaaattagctagcaactgcaagctagctagctaaattgccataaatgtttaatgcttttcgacctgtccccaaattaatataattgggtcagagtttgttttgatatttcaacctgcgtgtcgtgatcgtgtttggtgtggggggacaaaatcaatttgggTGATAAAGATGCTGTATTGTGTGAGTGTGGACATGGAGTCTGTGTGTTTACTCTGGGTCAGGACTGTCTTCTATGGGTGGCGGCACGTTGGCCTGCGCTCTATTTCCACTGTAGAACAGAGATAGATTTACTGTGAGAATACATTTTAGACCATCTACTGTATACTGCACAAACTTAACTGCTACAGATTCAAAAGGGTACTTAACTCTGATGTGAATTAGCATTATGTATTCATTctcctttttatatatataaaaactctggggggggggtcaagggtGGCAAATATTATGAAAAGGCACTTGTTATGACATGGACTACAATACAATTATTCCTGAAAGTGTAATTGGGGTTGAAATGTAGCTGAACTAACCTGAGGGGTCTATGAGGGTGGAGGGAGACTGGGACAAGGTGGACGGAAGGCCGTAAGCTGATTGGCTGTCGACTGTCCTCTTCGGCTACTATCCCTCTGGGGTCCCGCCCTCGATGCCAAAGGACACTCCGGAGGGCGCGGAGCGGGAGAATACTGTTACCTATACTGGCTGCTCCTAGAGCGAGACGGAAAGGCAGCGAGAGAGaacaagacacagagagagagggagagagattcatTTTAGACAGGGTGCGACAAAGGTGAGTGAAGTCGACCCTCGACTCTAGACATCCGGGTCGCCTCCCCGGCTCCGGCTTAACGGGTTTTGTAAGTAATAGAACGTCAGTTTGGCATAGAGAAACTATGTCACTACCTTTTCCGCTTTGAATAAAATAGTATCTAGCAAGATGAAGAGATTATTTTTAATGAGTGCAACTAACTTCACTTAAACCGCTGCAAAGCTTTTCCCTACCAAATTTGGTTTCCAATCGTGACGTTCTGGCATGTCTGCCTcgtgatttgttgggagagttgTCTGTCGGAAGAGGATCCACCCTCTTCCGATTATGAAAGTTGCCAAGAGTCCGtcattgaaaccagaccctagtcTGTTGCCTAGGGTGGAGGTTTGGAGACTAACCCAGTAGTACGGCTCTGGTCTTTACATGCTCTCTCCACAAGATGGCAGTGTTGCCTATGTCATAAATGATCCAACAGGTGGGTCTGTGATGGAAATACTGTTGAGTGAGTCCAATAATAGATGTCAACTCCATCACAAGATGCTGGGTACATGCTGATGTACTTTTGAATGGAACAATCTGCTTTGTCTGCTCAGGACATGTTGTGGTGTCTAGAAATATCTGCTGTACAAATGATTGACTGTAAAATCTATGGGAACCTGCTGAGTGAGGTAATCTTACAATGAAGTTTCATTATTTCCCTTCTAGCTTTGGACCACCTCGAGTTTGAATCTGCATCATTTGCACAGGTAATGAAGGCACTCATATTCAAATATTTAAGGTAATAATAATGTGCATGGTGATTTAAGGCAAAAAGGTTCTATACAGAGAATCAACCAGAGGACTGACAGACGTACCCAGGATGCTGGCCTTGCCCATGCTGGCGATAGACTCTCCGTAGTATTTCCTGGCCAGGACAGGGGAAGTGGAGGGGCTGGGGATGCTCTCTGTGTCTGACGTCGGGTCCTTCTGTGGGTTGATGAAGGTTGGCCGGATCTCATCGTATGGCGTGGGGTCTACAGCACTACACCTGGGAGAAGAAAAACACCTGTTACTGTCCATACAGAAGGTAGTAGTTTCAGCAGTTTATGTGTAACATACAGATTCACCTTGGGAGAATGAATGATCTCTTACCAGTGTATCTGTGCAGGTGCAATGTTGCTGAAATGTTTAAGGATGAGGggctccagtctgtaggcctgcAGCAAGGACAAACCATTCAGTCAGTCTAGCACCTTGTCTTTCCTCTGGTCAGGAAAAAACCCTGGGTCTAATCATCCTGTAAGGGAAATGTTAATGTTTGTGATATTCTTATAACTAATTTCTGTGTTccattcatgtgctgttctaaataactaatttctgtgttcatgcaagtggctgactgtacaaatcctcactatcagtagctgcaatttggcagtaggCACAGATCTTGTTTTGAGAACAAACGAAAGATCTCAGTTtgaaggtctcagcttagagaggagaagcctcgtgaggtatttGCCTGTCACATGTtctgaaccagtattggtcggtcacatgttCTGAACCAGcgttggtctgtcacatgttctgaaccagtattggtcggtcacatgttctgaaccagtattggtcggtcacatgttCTGAACCAGTAatggtctgtcacatgttctgaaccagtattggtctgtcacatgttctgaaccagtattggtcggtcacatgttctgaaccagtattggtcggtcacatgttctgaaccagtattggtcggtcacatgttatgaaccagtattggtcagtcacatgGATGAAAAAAAACGGTAATGATTCATTATGCTAATGAATAATTGGGACTGCCCAGacagagctcctgattgacatgtgtactgtggtgcattgagttggttggaacctctccagtgcGCTGACAATAAACTGAATGActaatttaagattgacttcgagtgtccctgtgtaagaattttcACGACAATCCATAAGATGATGAAGGCTCTTAGATGAGCTGTGAGGTAAGGAGAATggcagggctagagagagagagacaaaaaaccGAAGTGATTCAGCCCTCCAGGACTGTAaagaatagtgtgtgtgtttgtctctgtgtctcaccACGGGGTCTGTGGGGTCAAAGACGTTGAAGAGCCTCTGGCAGATGGACCGAGGCAGAATGTGGTCCTGTTCTCCACTGTTCCCTGGTCTAATCCCTCTCAGGGCCAGGAACACCGCCAGGGGAGAGCCCATACAGAAGACATTCTCCACCTCGGGAAGAGGAGGAAACAGACACCATCTTTCCTTCAGTAATTTGCTTAGTCATCTTGTCACTTTCTGCCATTATCACCCTGGATCTTGTGTCCCGGGTTGAAGGGATTGCTTTTGAGCAATTAGCAGTGTACCTTAAATTTCAGAGCAGGGGGTGCTAGTGGTTTGGAGGCCTCCAGTCCTTGAAGCTGATCTTCCAGCTCTCGTAACCTGAGGAGTAGAGAGTGAGTTTCAGTAATACTGTTAGTATTCAGACCATTAACAAAATACCTACACCACTCACACCCCACTCCttcctacgcacacacacactccctaacTGTCTGTAGACACAGTTTAGGTGGCAATCTCAACtgtgacagagagacaaacacacacacacacacacacacacacacacacacacacacacacacacacacacacacacacacacacacacacacacacacacacacacacacacacacacacacacacaccaccaccctgcCTACCGGTTCCTAGTGAGCTGCAGCTGCTCCAGCAGGCGTCTCTCCCCGTAGGAGACACATCTCAGGTCcagctcctcctccagctcctggtgCTCCTGCAGACAGAACCTCACCTGGTCCCAGCCTGTCATGATGTCAAAGGTGATCACGCAGCCCAGGGAGTGCGACACCATGGACACCTTGCCCCCCTTCTCCTCAAACTCAGTGTTCCTGGAGCAGAACAGGGCGTAGAGGCGGTTCAGCTCTGATGTCAGGCCCCTGGTGATCTGGAGATAAAGAAAGGGTGGTATCAATTAGCCAGGGCCAATACGGTTGTCAAGTCAGATGAGGGCTTAaacccaatgtgtgtgtgtttcagtctcACCTCGTCCCTGTACAAGGGACTGGTGTAGTACATAATGTCCATGGCACTGCTGTTGAGCAGGTCTCTCAGTCCTCGCACCTTGTCTGGGGTGATGGAGTCCACCGTATCTACAGATTCACACGATTTAACCATCAATAACATATACAAATATATGTCTGACTGGATCGTTTTTATGAGTAAGCCTTTGTTTATCCTCTATACTTCTACAGATCTATTTGTATTAAGATCAACCTTCCATTCACTTGGCTAAAACAGTTAAGGCCTAAGACCTGTATAGATATTGAATACTCAGTACTGTATGTGCATCGTAGACAGAATAGGAAATAAAGGGCGTAGGAGACAGGACAGGAGTAGGGCAGAGGACAGCACATGGAACTCCATGTAAGAGATGTAGCCTAGCCGTCTGGCTTGTGGTTCCACAAGTGTGACCTAAATTCACCATGCCATCACAAGGTGGGTGTCACCTCCTGGAAGCTAGTGGACGACAGCAGCTGCTCTCTCAGCTCAATTGGGATCGAGGACACACTGCGCACAAGCAAACAC encodes:
- the LOC115161793 gene encoding phospholipase DDHD1-like produces the protein MQAGMHSVQPGLERHLPRGRHRVLPGGMILGLEEAYPGCHNNRSPPIEPIQSGAQDFSENDRNVAPVLERIKRTRSSSSRHRYNKIVTELGPEEVRWFYKEHKKTWKPFVGHDSLKMEVMFRKLCELNSGTTKRQGFVGMDEGYEEENTSVNNVEAVCVRGGLYEVDVKDRECYPVYWNPVHSLKLSRAHVDWHSVDEVYLYSDATTSKIARTVTQKLGFSKASSSGTRLHRGYVEDKPPQTTHIVFVVHGIGQKMDAGRIIKNTGMLREAVRKMEEKHFSELTEEYVDFLPVEWRSKLALDGDTVDSITPDKVRGLRDLLNSSAMDIMYYTSPLYRDEITRGLTSELNRLYALFCSRNTEFEEKGGKVSMVSHSLGCVITFDIMTGWDQVRFCLQEHQELEEELDLRCVSYGERRLLEQLQLTRNRLRELEDQLQGLEASKPLAPPALKFKVENVFCMGSPLAVFLALRGIRPGNSGEQDHILPRSICQRLFNVFDPTDPVAYRLEPLILKHFSNIAPAQIHWCSAVDPTPYDEIRPTFINPQKDPTSDTESIPSPSTSPVLARKYYGESIASMGKASILGAASIGNSILPLRALRSVLWHRGRDPRGIVAEEDSRQPISLRPSVHLVPVSLHPHRPLSGNRAQANVPPPIEDSPDPE